One stretch of Muribaculum intestinale DNA includes these proteins:
- the nifJ gene encoding pyruvate:ferredoxin (flavodoxin) oxidoreductase has translation MSKEKKFLTCDGNQAAAHVSYMFSEVAAIYPITPSSTMAEYVDEWAAAGRKNIFGETVLVQEMQSEAGAAGAVHGSLQAGALTTTYTASQGLLLMIPNMYKIAGELLPCVFHVSARTLASHALSIFGDHQDVMSVRQTGFAMLAEGSVQEVMDLSGVAHLATIKSRVPFVNFFDGFRTSHEIQKIEALENDDLAPLVDREALAEFRARALNPDAPVARGMAENPDVFFQHREACNKYYDAVPAIVEEYMNKISEITGRKYGLFNYYGAEDAERVIIAMGSVTQAAQEAIDHLNANGEKVGLVSVHLYRPFSAKHFLAAVPKTAKKIAVLDRTKEPGAKGEPLYLDVVDCFYGVENAPVIVGGRYGLASKDTTPAQIISVFENLALPQPKNNFSLGIVDDVTFQSLPLKEEVALGAAGTFEAKFYGLGADGTVGANKNSVKIIGDNTNKYCQAYFSYDSKKSGGFTCSHLRFGDEPIRSTYLVTTPNFVACHVQAYLHMYDVTRGLRKGGTFLLNTIWDGEELAKNLPNKVKRFFAENDITVYYINATKIAQEIGLGNRTNTILQSAFFRITEVIPVDLAVEQMKKFIVKSYGKKGQDVVDKNYAAVDRGGEYHKLDVDSAWASLADDAAVANNDPAFINNIVRPINAQDGDLLPVSAFVDITDGTWEQGTATYEKRGVAAFVPEWVEENCIQCNKCAYVCPHAAIRPFVLTPEEMAAAPFGEDATIPAIGKQFTGMRFIQSVDVLDCLGCSNCVDVCPGKKGNKALVMKPLETQLPVQAEWDYCVASVKSKQNLVDIKANVKNSQFATPLFEFSGACSGCGETPYVKLITQLFGNREIVANATGCSSIYSGSVPSTPYTTDENGHGPAWANSLFEDFCEFGMGMTLANDKLRARLDVEMRALLDCADCSDEIKALATQWLDEKDNAERSREIADAIIPLMEACGCPACKKVLELKHYLVKRSQWIIGGDGASYDIGFGGLDHVIASGKDVNILVLDTEVYSNTGGQASKATPIGAIAKFAASGKRIRKKDLGLIATTYGYVYVAQVAMGADQAQTLKAIREAEAYDGPSLIIAYAPCINHGIKAGMGKAQQEEVNAVACGYWHLWRYNPAAEMEGKNPFTLDSKEPNWDEFEGFLKGEVRYASVMKQYPAEAAELFAAAKANAQWRYNNYKRLAQQQWGVDPEVETLENK, from the coding sequence ATGAGTAAAGAAAAAAAATTCCTGACCTGTGATGGAAACCAGGCCGCCGCACATGTGAGCTACATGTTCTCGGAAGTGGCTGCCATATATCCCATCACGCCTTCATCGACAATGGCAGAATATGTCGACGAGTGGGCTGCGGCCGGTCGTAAAAACATCTTCGGTGAAACTGTTCTTGTACAGGAGATGCAGTCTGAGGCCGGTGCGGCAGGTGCCGTGCACGGTTCGCTTCAGGCCGGTGCGCTTACTACCACCTATACCGCTTCGCAGGGCTTGCTGCTAATGATTCCCAACATGTACAAGATTGCCGGCGAGCTGCTCCCGTGCGTGTTCCATGTTTCGGCCCGTACACTTGCAAGCCATGCCCTGAGCATCTTTGGTGATCATCAGGATGTGATGTCGGTACGTCAGACCGGATTCGCCATGCTGGCAGAAGGTTCAGTGCAGGAAGTAATGGATCTTTCCGGTGTTGCTCATCTTGCAACAATCAAGAGCCGCGTACCTTTCGTCAACTTCTTCGACGGATTCCGTACCAGCCACGAAATACAGAAAATCGAGGCTCTCGAAAATGATGACCTCGCTCCTCTCGTAGACCGCGAGGCTCTCGCCGAGTTCCGCGCCCGCGCCCTCAATCCCGATGCTCCCGTAGCACGCGGTATGGCCGAGAATCCCGACGTATTCTTCCAGCACCGCGAGGCATGCAACAAGTACTACGACGCTGTGCCCGCAATCGTAGAGGAATATATGAACAAGATTTCCGAAATCACCGGACGCAAATACGGCCTGTTCAACTACTACGGAGCCGAGGATGCCGAGCGTGTGATTATCGCCATGGGTTCCGTTACCCAGGCCGCTCAGGAGGCTATCGACCATCTCAACGCCAATGGCGAGAAGGTAGGTCTGGTGAGCGTTCACCTCTACCGTCCTTTCTCTGCAAAGCACTTCCTCGCCGCTGTGCCCAAGACCGCAAAGAAAATCGCCGTTCTCGACCGCACCAAAGAACCCGGTGCAAAGGGCGAACCTCTGTACCTCGACGTAGTCGACTGCTTCTACGGCGTTGAGAACGCTCCTGTAATCGTTGGCGGTCGCTACGGCCTTGCCTCCAAGGACACCACTCCCGCACAGATTATCTCTGTGTTCGAGAATCTTGCTCTTCCACAGCCGAAGAACAACTTCTCGCTCGGTATCGTCGACGACGTTACCTTCCAGTCGCTCCCCCTCAAGGAGGAGGTGGCTCTCGGCGCTGCCGGCACATTCGAGGCTAAATTCTACGGCCTTGGAGCCGACGGTACAGTCGGTGCCAACAAGAACTCGGTGAAGATTATCGGCGACAACACCAACAAGTACTGCCAGGCCTACTTCTCCTACGACTCCAAGAAGTCGGGCGGATTCACCTGCTCTCACCTCCGCTTCGGCGACGAGCCCATCCGCTCTACTTATCTGGTGACAACCCCCAACTTCGTGGCATGTCACGTGCAGGCTTACCTCCATATGTACGACGTGACTCGCGGTCTCCGCAAGGGCGGTACATTCCTTCTCAACACCATCTGGGATGGAGAGGAGCTTGCCAAGAACCTTCCCAACAAGGTTAAGCGCTTCTTCGCTGAAAACGACATCACAGTATACTATATCAACGCTACCAAGATTGCTCAGGAGATTGGTCTCGGCAACCGTACCAACACCATCCTCCAGTCGGCATTCTTCCGCATTACCGAGGTTATCCCCGTTGATCTCGCCGTTGAGCAGATGAAGAAATTCATCGTCAAGAGCTATGGCAAGAAGGGCCAGGACGTTGTCGACAAGAACTATGCAGCCGTTGACCGTGGTGGCGAATACCACAAGCTCGACGTGGATTCCGCATGGGCTTCGCTCGCCGATGATGCTGCCGTTGCCAACAACGATCCCGCTTTCATCAACAACATCGTACGTCCCATCAACGCTCAGGATGGCGACCTTCTTCCCGTAAGCGCTTTTGTCGACATTACCGACGGCACATGGGAGCAGGGCACAGCCACATACGAGAAGCGCGGTGTCGCCGCATTCGTTCCCGAGTGGGTTGAAGAAAACTGTATCCAGTGTAACAAGTGTGCCTACGTATGTCCCCACGCCGCTATCCGTCCGTTCGTCCTCACTCCCGAGGAAATGGCTGCAGCACCCTTCGGCGAGGATGCCACCATCCCCGCTATCGGCAAGCAGTTCACCGGCATGCGCTTTATCCAGAGCGTAGACGTGCTCGACTGTCTCGGCTGCTCCAACTGCGTTGACGTATGTCCAGGCAAGAAGGGCAACAAGGCTCTCGTAATGAAGCCTCTTGAGACACAGCTTCCCGTACAGGCCGAGTGGGATTACTGCGTGGCTTCCGTCAAGTCGAAGCAGAATCTCGTCGACATCAAGGCCAACGTGAAGAACTCGCAGTTTGCAACTCCGCTCTTCGAATTCTCAGGCGCATGCTCCGGCTGTGGCGAGACTCCCTATGTGAAGCTCATCACCCAGCTCTTCGGCAACCGCGAGATTGTGGCCAACGCTACCGGATGTTCGTCTATCTACTCAGGTTCTGTGCCCTCGACTCCTTATACCACCGACGAGAATGGCCACGGTCCCGCATGGGCCAACAGCCTCTTCGAGGACTTCTGCGAGTTCGGCATGGGTATGACCCTCGCCAACGACAAGCTCCGTGCACGCCTCGATGTTGAGATGCGCGCGCTTCTTGACTGTGCTGACTGCTCCGACGAAATCAAGGCTCTCGCCACACAGTGGCTCGACGAGAAGGACAACGCCGAGCGTTCGCGCGAAATTGCCGACGCCATCATTCCTCTGATGGAGGCTTGCGGCTGTCCCGCCTGCAAGAAGGTGCTCGAGCTCAAGCACTATCTTGTTAAGCGCAGCCAGTGGATTATCGGCGGCGACGGTGCTTCCTACGATATCGGCTTCGGCGGTCTCGACCACGTTATTGCTTCGGGCAAGGATGTCAATATCCTCGTACTTGATACCGAGGTATACTCCAACACCGGCGGCCAGGCATCAAAGGCCACACCTATCGGCGCTATCGCCAAGTTTGCCGCTTCGGGCAAGCGCATCCGCAAGAAAGACCTCGGTCTTATCGCTACAACCTACGGCTACGTTTACGTTGCACAGGTGGCTATGGGCGCCGATCAGGCTCAGACCCTCAAGGCCATCCGCGAGGCTGAGGCTTACGACGGTCCTTCGCTGATTATCGCCTACGCTCCCTGTATCAACCATGGTATCAAGGCCGGTATGGGCAAGGCTCAGCAGGAAGAGGTCAACGCCGTTGCATGCGGCTACTGGCACCTCTGGCGCTACAACCCCGCAGCCGAGATGGAAGGCAAGAACCCCTTCACTCTCGACAGCAAGGAACCCAACTGGGACGAGTTCGAAGGCTTCCTCAAGGGCGAGGTACGCTACGCTTCTGTAATGAAGCAGTATCCCGCAGAAGCTGCCGAGCTCTTCGCCGCAGCAAAGGCCAACGCACAGTGGCGTTACAACAACTACAAGCGTCTCGCCCAGCAGCAGTGGGGTGTGGATCCTGAAGTTGAGACCCTCGAAAACAAGTAA
- the glpA gene encoding anaerobic glycerol-3-phosphate dehydrogenase subunit A: MNDNNAKTHYDVIVIGGGATGAGTARDCAMRGLKTLLVERFDFTAGATGRNHGLLHSGARYAVTDQESATECIKENMILRRIARHCVEDTGGLFITLPEDDLAYQKTFIESCLKAGINAEAIDPKDAMRIEPAVNPDIIGAVKVPDGAIDPFRLTVANVVAGRQNGADVLTYHQVIDFEREGNRLTGVKLRDTRTGEEHTEHADLMINAGGIWGHNIASLAGITINMFPAKGALLIFGHRVNNVVINRCRKPADADILVPGDTISLIGTTSSRVPYDQIDNMEVTPEEVDVLLREGIKIAPSLAYTRILRAYAGVRPLVAADNDPSGRSISRGIVCLDHAVRDGIEGFITITGGKLMTYRLMAEWATDMAMRKLGKEGACTTAEVPLPGSELDNSYGKEQEFTHHHAHTISLPVGQKAAEDRHGTLSSQIEFNSLEDEAVVCECEQVSVGEIKYAIDHLQVGNLINLRRRTRLGMGTCQGELCACRAAGLLVKANNCAERTLRDLSSFINERWKGMCPVSWGETLVEGQFMSWLYEGVCGIDKIALPEDVIDTK, from the coding sequence ATGAACGACAACAACGCTAAGACACACTACGACGTGATTGTGATAGGCGGAGGTGCCACAGGCGCCGGGACTGCCCGCGACTGCGCCATGCGTGGTCTGAAAACGCTCCTCGTAGAACGTTTCGACTTTACCGCCGGCGCAACCGGACGCAACCACGGCCTGCTGCACAGCGGCGCCCGCTATGCGGTGACCGATCAGGAATCGGCAACAGAGTGCATCAAGGAGAATATGATTCTCCGCCGTATCGCACGCCACTGTGTGGAAGACACCGGCGGACTTTTCATCACCCTCCCGGAGGATGACCTTGCATATCAGAAGACATTTATCGAATCGTGCCTGAAGGCCGGCATCAATGCCGAAGCCATCGACCCCAAGGATGCGATGCGCATCGAGCCGGCGGTAAACCCCGACATTATCGGAGCCGTAAAGGTGCCTGACGGAGCAATCGACCCGTTCCGCCTCACAGTAGCCAATGTGGTGGCGGGCCGCCAGAACGGAGCCGATGTGCTTACCTACCACCAGGTAATCGACTTCGAGCGCGAAGGCAACCGTCTAACAGGAGTGAAGCTGCGCGACACCCGCACAGGAGAGGAGCATACCGAACATGCCGACCTCATGATTAACGCCGGAGGCATATGGGGACACAACATCGCGTCGCTCGCAGGAATCACCATCAATATGTTCCCGGCAAAAGGCGCGCTGCTGATTTTCGGACACCGTGTCAACAATGTCGTTATCAACCGATGCCGCAAGCCTGCCGATGCCGACATACTCGTTCCCGGCGACACTATATCACTAATAGGCACGACCTCATCGAGAGTGCCATACGACCAGATTGACAACATGGAGGTAACACCCGAGGAGGTTGACGTGTTGCTGCGCGAGGGCATCAAGATAGCTCCCTCTCTGGCATACACACGCATATTGCGCGCATATGCCGGAGTAAGACCTCTGGTAGCCGCCGACAACGACCCGTCAGGGCGCTCGATATCGCGAGGCATCGTGTGTTTGGACCATGCCGTACGCGACGGCATAGAGGGCTTCATCACCATTACCGGCGGAAAGCTCATGACTTACCGTCTGATGGCCGAGTGGGCCACCGATATGGCAATGAGAAAACTCGGCAAGGAAGGAGCGTGCACCACAGCCGAAGTGCCTCTGCCGGGCTCGGAACTTGACAACAGCTATGGTAAAGAACAGGAATTCACCCATCATCACGCACACACTATCTCACTGCCGGTGGGACAGAAGGCCGCCGAAGACCGCCACGGCACACTGAGTTCACAGATTGAATTCAACAGTCTGGAGGATGAAGCCGTAGTATGCGAATGTGAGCAGGTGAGCGTAGGCGAAATCAAATATGCCATAGACCACCTTCAGGTAGGCAACCTCATAAATCTGCGCCGACGCACACGACTCGGAATGGGCACATGCCAGGGTGAGCTCTGCGCATGCCGTGCCGCAGGATTGCTCGTCAAGGCCAACAACTGCGCCGAGCGCACACTGCGCGACCTCTCGTCGTTCATCAATGAGAGATGGAAGGGCATGTGCCCCGTGTCATGGGGCGAGACCCTTGTAGAGGGACAATTCATGTCGTGGCTCTACGAGGGGGTATGCGGTATCGACAAGATAGCCCTCCCTGAGGATGTAATCGATACAAAGTAA
- the glpB gene encoding anaerobic glycerol-3-phosphate dehydrogenase subunit GlpB, whose translation MRYDTIIIGGGMGGLVTGINLLRQGQKVAVISAGQSALHFNSGSFGLYGRHNGEDITDNPLDYIKGLPETHPYSKVGIDNILKYIPQVKPLFEEVGVTLHGDEKRNHYRLTPIGMLKPAWLSMEGYATADSPAPLSWGKALLVNIQGYLDFYPQFLSRGLEKAGLKVESRTFTLDSLQHLRKSATEMRATNIARVLDGNVLRDVARHINRFIDETDATTVIMPAVIGMFDESPIRLLQEQVKVPVRFISTIPMSVGGMRAQMKLRTWFHQHGGTYLLGDIVTRGTIDGGRVKEIYTANLADMPLAADNFVIASGSFLSHGLEANPDSVYEPIFGLDVVADPNRPQWCDPDLYKEQRFEHYGIATDSSLRVSHKGSTLDNLFAAGAVIGGCNALKEESGAGVTLMTAFKVADQILNSKKGGKQ comes from the coding sequence ATGAGATACGATACCATAATAATAGGCGGCGGCATGGGCGGCCTCGTCACAGGCATAAACCTGTTGCGCCAGGGGCAGAAAGTGGCCGTGATTTCAGCCGGACAGAGCGCGCTCCACTTCAACTCGGGCTCATTCGGACTGTACGGACGCCACAACGGCGAGGATATCACCGACAACCCTCTCGATTACATAAAAGGGCTGCCTGAGACACATCCCTACAGCAAGGTAGGAATCGACAATATATTAAAGTACATACCGCAGGTCAAGCCCCTGTTTGAAGAGGTCGGCGTGACCCTACACGGCGACGAAAAGCGCAACCATTACCGTCTCACCCCGATAGGGATGCTCAAGCCGGCATGGCTGTCGATGGAAGGATACGCCACTGCCGACAGTCCTGCGCCATTGTCGTGGGGCAAGGCGCTACTTGTAAATATCCAGGGATATCTCGACTTCTATCCTCAGTTCCTTTCACGTGGCCTTGAAAAGGCCGGACTGAAAGTGGAGTCGCGCACATTCACCCTCGACAGCCTGCAGCATCTGCGCAAGAGCGCCACCGAGATGCGTGCCACCAATATCGCCCGTGTGCTCGACGGAAATGTACTCCGCGACGTAGCCCGCCATATCAACCGGTTTATCGACGAGACAGACGCTACTACTGTAATCATGCCGGCAGTAATCGGTATGTTTGACGAGTCGCCGATAAGGCTGCTACAAGAGCAGGTAAAAGTGCCGGTAAGGTTCATCTCGACAATACCGATGTCGGTAGGCGGCATGAGGGCACAGATGAAACTGCGCACATGGTTTCACCAGCATGGCGGCACCTACCTGCTTGGCGACATCGTGACCCGCGGCACAATCGACGGCGGACGCGTGAAGGAGATATACACCGCCAACCTTGCCGACATGCCTCTGGCTGCCGACAACTTCGTAATCGCATCCGGCTCATTCCTGAGTCATGGACTCGAGGCCAATCCCGACAGCGTATACGAACCCATATTCGGACTCGATGTCGTGGCCGACCCCAACCGTCCGCAGTGGTGCGACCCCGACCTTTACAAGGAACAGCGTTTCGAACATTACGGCATAGCTACCGACAGTTCGCTCCGCGTAAGCCACAAGGGCTCGACTCTCGACAATCTCTTTGCCGCAGGCGCTGTAATCGGCGGCTGCAATGCCCTCAAAGAGGAGTCAGGCGCCGGAGTGACACTGATGACCGCTTTCAAGGTAGCCGACCAGATATTAAACAGCAAGAAAGGAGGAAAGCAATGA
- the glpC gene encoding anaerobic glycerol-3-phosphate dehydrogenase subunit GlpC, protein MSTPAINPAEARVQSLSNPCYQAANISDNNFEDCIKCTICTVYCPVTPVNPDFPGPKQAGPDGERYRLKKPFYYDEALKYCLNCKRCEVACPSNVRIGDIIQSARLHYSKKKPSLRDKMLASTDFVGTMATPFAPIVNGMLHLKPMKVVLDKVMGIDKHRQFPSYSHTTFTSWFKRHAPEQSRYANQVSYFHGCYVNYNYPQLGKDFVTVMNAIGYGVNLLDKEKCCGVAKIANNLVDAARRDANINLESIRKSVAKGLEVLTTSSTCTLTMRDEYHHILDIDTHDVRDHIQLATRFVYNLIDKGKVKVAFRPDFKRRVAYHTPCHMEKLGWAIYSTSLLKMIPGLEFVPLESVCCGIAGTYGFKKENYNYSQQIGNALFEQITHAGVDSVATDCETCKWQIEMSTGVHVDNPISIFAEALDIEATRRLNGL, encoded by the coding sequence ATGAGCACACCTGCAATAAATCCTGCTGAAGCCCGCGTACAGTCGCTCAGCAATCCCTGCTATCAGGCAGCAAATATAAGCGACAACAACTTCGAGGACTGTATAAAGTGTACAATCTGCACGGTATACTGCCCCGTGACGCCGGTCAATCCCGACTTTCCGGGACCTAAACAGGCCGGTCCCGACGGCGAACGCTACCGACTGAAGAAGCCCTTCTACTACGACGAGGCTTTGAAATACTGCCTGAATTGCAAGCGATGTGAAGTGGCCTGCCCATCCAACGTGCGCATCGGCGACATCATTCAGTCGGCCCGTCTGCACTACAGCAAGAAGAAGCCGTCGCTCCGCGACAAGATGCTCGCGTCGACCGACTTTGTAGGCACCATGGCCACTCCGTTCGCCCCGATTGTCAACGGAATGCTGCACCTCAAGCCAATGAAGGTCGTGCTCGACAAGGTGATGGGTATCGACAAGCACCGTCAGTTCCCGTCATACAGCCATACGACATTCACATCATGGTTCAAGCGCCATGCTCCCGAGCAAAGCCGCTACGCCAACCAGGTGAGCTACTTCCACGGATGCTATGTCAACTACAACTATCCGCAGCTCGGCAAAGACTTCGTGACGGTGATGAACGCTATCGGCTACGGTGTAAACTTGCTCGACAAGGAGAAATGCTGCGGTGTGGCCAAAATAGCCAACAACCTTGTGGATGCGGCACGGCGCGACGCCAACATAAACCTCGAGTCGATACGCAAGTCGGTGGCCAAAGGGCTGGAAGTGCTTACAACCAGCTCGACATGCACGCTTACCATGCGCGACGAATATCACCACATACTTGACATCGACACCCACGACGTACGTGACCATATACAACTCGCCACTCGCTTTGTATACAACCTCATCGACAAGGGCAAAGTGAAAGTGGCTTTCCGCCCTGATTTCAAGCGCAGAGTCGCATACCACACTCCATGCCACATGGAAAAACTCGGATGGGCCATCTACTCGACCTCCCTGCTGAAAATGATACCCGGGCTGGAATTCGTTCCACTGGAGTCGGTATGCTGCGGCATCGCCGGCACCTACGGATTCAAGAAGGAGAATTACAACTATTCCCAGCAGATAGGCAATGCGCTCTTCGAGCAGATTACCCATGCCGGAGTCGACAGCGTAGCCACCGACTGCGAGACCTGCAAATGGCAGATTGAGATGTCGACGGGAGTACATGTCGACAATCCGATAAGCATATTCGCCGAAGCTCTCGACATTGAGGCCACCCGCCGCCTCAACGGATTGTAA
- a CDS encoding MFS transporter, producing MEKNNIYASWDPDVAKRFKSWQLRTIVVSMIGYAIYYFVRKNFSLAMPGLTAQYGISNTSFGIVIGIGSLIYGFSRFANGFIVDKFSARTIMAIGLLLCALSNFAFGWGVNISAWITGVSEGPDLINMLILVMGITIVLNQAFQGVGYPPCARLLPCWIHPSELATKMSIWNTSHSIGAGAAVIACGYIMGSMGTDLSNNPEIINRVAANLKLDPSTAEGMNQILQYARHWDAWQWCFWIPAVIAVFGAAWLYFGLRDDPQSVGLPELPGTKTGKSTASGAKNPSHGRFLKVMVWTNRWIWTLCIANVFVYVMRMGILDWGPKFLTESRGMSIEAAAWSVAVFEFFAIVGTIAAGWATDHIFNGKAHRMCLVCMAAAAIFMTLFILFPNMPVVGSIALLAGAGFFIYGPQALIGIGSANQATKEAAATANGLAGIFGYVGSFLSAIGVGIIADTYGWNTVFYLIIGVGILGAVTFATMWLAPRDGYARSQAFYASEAKNVAEAEENIAINGD from the coding sequence ATGGAAAAGAACAACATTTACGCGTCTTGGGATCCGGATGTAGCCAAGCGCTTCAAATCATGGCAGTTGCGCACTATCGTAGTATCGATGATAGGATATGCCATCTACTATTTCGTTCGCAAAAACTTCTCACTTGCGATGCCCGGCCTCACTGCGCAGTACGGTATTTCCAACACCAGTTTCGGTATCGTAATCGGTATCGGCTCGCTCATCTACGGATTCTCACGCTTCGCCAACGGCTTTATCGTCGACAAATTCAGCGCACGCACCATCATGGCCATCGGCCTGCTCCTGTGCGCGCTCAGCAACTTCGCATTCGGCTGGGGTGTAAATATCTCGGCATGGATAACAGGTGTGTCGGAAGGGCCCGACCTCATCAATATGCTCATCCTGGTGATGGGTATCACAATCGTGCTCAACCAGGCATTCCAAGGTGTGGGATATCCACCGTGCGCGCGTCTGCTGCCTTGCTGGATACATCCATCGGAACTCGCCACAAAGATGTCGATATGGAACACCTCCCACTCCATCGGTGCTGGAGCTGCAGTAATCGCCTGCGGCTACATCATGGGCTCTATGGGTACCGACCTCAGCAACAACCCTGAAATCATCAACCGTGTGGCCGCCAACCTTAAACTTGATCCCTCGACAGCCGAAGGCATGAACCAGATACTCCAGTATGCCCGGCACTGGGATGCATGGCAGTGGTGCTTCTGGATTCCGGCTGTAATCGCCGTATTCGGCGCAGCATGGCTCTACTTCGGTCTCCGCGACGACCCTCAGTCGGTAGGCCTGCCCGAACTCCCCGGCACAAAGACCGGCAAGAGCACAGCCTCCGGCGCAAAAAATCCCTCACATGGCCGTTTCCTCAAGGTAATGGTATGGACCAACCGTTGGATCTGGACACTCTGTATCGCCAACGTATTTGTATATGTGATGCGCATGGGTATCCTCGACTGGGGTCCCAAGTTCCTGACCGAATCGCGCGGCATGAGCATCGAGGCAGCCGCATGGTCAGTAGCCGTCTTTGAATTCTTCGCCATCGTGGGCACCATCGCCGCCGGATGGGCCACCGACCATATCTTCAACGGAAAGGCCCACCGCATGTGCCTCGTCTGCATGGCTGCCGCTGCAATATTCATGACCCTGTTCATACTCTTCCCCAACATGCCTGTAGTAGGCTCCATCGCACTGCTCGCAGGCGCCGGATTCTTCATCTACGGTCCGCAGGCACTTATCGGCATCGGATCGGCCAACCAAGCCACCAAGGAAGCTGCCGCCACCGCCAACGGCCTGGCCGGCATATTCGGCTATGTAGGCTCGTTCCTGTCGGCAATCGGCGTGGGCATCATCGCCGACACCTACGGCTGGAACACCGTGTTCTATCTCATCATCGGTGTAGGCATACTCGGCGCAGTAACATTCGCCACCATGTGGCTCGCTCCTCGCGACGGATACGCCCGCTCGCAGGCTTTCTACGCATCCGAGGCCAAGAACGTGGCTGAAGCCGAAGAGAACATCGCCATCAACGGTGACTGA
- a CDS encoding glycerophosphodiester phosphodiesterase family protein, translated as MKRIAIISAALALFAGAASAQQVVAHRGYWTAPGSAQNSIRSLVKADSVGVYGSEFDVWMLADGQLVVNHDRKFKGAHFEKDSYAKVQQIRLDNGETVPTLDEYLAECSNLPKTRVVLEMKSLMDPSREDEMAAKIVDALKKYQLLNRTDIIAFSINACMAFKKLLPVGVPIYYLDGDLAPKKIKKLGLAGMDYSIKALREHPEWIKEAQKLGLKVNVWTVDEPEDIQFFIDHGVDYITTNYPERVQKMLADSNKTAKTSKKKKK; from the coding sequence ATGAAACGCATTGCAATTATCAGCGCCGCCCTGGCTCTCTTTGCTGGAGCTGCATCGGCCCAGCAGGTTGTAGCACACCGCGGCTACTGGACTGCTCCGGGCTCGGCTCAGAACTCAATCAGATCGCTCGTTAAAGCCGACTCGGTAGGCGTATACGGCTCAGAGTTTGACGTATGGATGCTGGCCGACGGTCAGCTTGTCGTAAACCACGACCGCAAATTCAAGGGCGCCCATTTCGAAAAAGACTCCTACGCCAAAGTGCAGCAGATACGCCTCGACAACGGCGAGACCGTGCCTACCCTCGACGAATACCTTGCCGAATGCTCCAACCTGCCCAAGACACGCGTAGTGCTCGAAATGAAGTCGCTCATGGACCCATCGCGCGAAGACGAGATGGCCGCAAAGATTGTCGACGCTCTTAAGAAGTACCAGTTGCTCAACCGCACCGACATCATCGCATTCTCCATCAACGCCTGCATGGCATTCAAGAAACTGCTCCCCGTGGGTGTGCCCATCTACTATCTCGACGGTGACCTCGCCCCGAAAAAAATCAAGAAGCTCGGCCTCGCAGGCATGGACTACTCAATCAAGGCGCTGCGCGAGCATCCCGAGTGGATTAAGGAGGCCCAGAAACTCGGTCTGAAAGTCAACGTATGGACAGTCGACGAGCCCGAGGACATACAGTTCTTCATCGACCACGGCGTCGACTACATCACCACCAACTATCCGGAAAGAGTGCAGAAGATGCTTGCCGACAGCAACAAAACTGCCAAGACTTCCAAGAAAAAGAAGAAATAA